A portion of the Phacochoerus africanus isolate WHEZ1 chromosome 5, ROS_Pafr_v1, whole genome shotgun sequence genome contains these proteins:
- the POLE4 gene encoding DNA polymerase epsilon subunit 4, giving the protein MAAAVAAAAGSGPTREEDSSAGEVAAPQPQAPTSTPGARLSRLPLARVKALVKADPDVTLAGQEAIFILARAAELFVETIAKDAYCCAQQGKRKTLQRRDLDNAIEAVDEFAFLEGTLD; this is encoded by the exons ATGGCGGCCGCGGTGGCGGCGGCAGCTGGAAGTGGGCCTACCCGGGAAGAGGACAGCTCAGCTGGGGAGGTGGCGGCCCCGCAGCCCCAAGCCCCGACAAGTACGCCTGGGGCTCGTCTCTCGAGGCTACCTCTGGCACGAGTGAAGGCCTTGGTGAAGGCGGACCCCGACGTGACGCTCGCGGGACAGGAAGCCATCTTCATCCTGGCACGAGCCGCG GAACTGTTTGTGGAGACCATTGCAAAGGATGCCTACTGCTGTGCTCAACAGGGAAAGAGGAAAACCCTTCAGAGGAGAGATTTGG ATAATGCAATAGAAGCTGTGGACGAATTTGCTTTCCTGGAAG